From the Saccharobesus litoralis genome, one window contains:
- a CDS encoding methyl-accepting chemotaxis protein yields the protein MGIFSFGIGMANRFSFSVKFLLIGAVFTGLMLYAGGQIYFSTANDIGKLNRELMANDLLKQLRPMLYAPERSTIASWRRFEQKMAEADVTVSNKTRTNLNQVLGDDDSNISTRFNGLNTLHREILASSGLKSDADHAAHFFIEIAYLQHPKLAYLMEVLQENTKQVVSRGSFTPDSFLALTDSQNQVLQLLHEVELDVQILTQERPETAKLLSRATELVEQFATMVKARILDPDTIAINISQLQSHITQVDDAMQKILAISTESLETSLTERLAAKQSTQVIILALFTSFGGFTLYILLCIGKSIRVNADLVSRYTNAVAGGDLSQSLSIPSNDSLGEIGNYLNATVNELHSKIQQIDLANQHIQTATNTVGQSVRHSFMQVEEQQTQTELVAAATEQMASTVSEVANNAETAALATKSANDAAHKGRDFVFATIDKIDTLANDINLASEAINHLQQEVLKISSVLEVITTIADQTNLLALNAAIEAARAGEHGRGFAVVAEEVRSLAQKTQTSTEEISKMISTLQQGAKTSVDVMDNSQISAKQSVDMITQAGEMLDNIQKAIEEINEQNAQVATATEEQSMVAKEISNNTENLKVATKQITDCIEQIVESNSGLESDAHSLSNLVSAFKLRS from the coding sequence ATGGGAATATTTTCGTTTGGCATTGGTATGGCAAATCGGTTTTCGTTTTCGGTTAAGTTTCTTTTAATTGGTGCCGTATTTACCGGTTTGATGTTATACGCGGGTGGACAAATATATTTTTCTACGGCCAATGATATTGGCAAATTGAATAGAGAATTAATGGCTAATGACTTACTTAAACAGTTAAGGCCTATGTTGTATGCACCTGAGCGCTCGACCATTGCCAGCTGGCGACGTTTTGAGCAAAAAATGGCTGAGGCCGATGTCACTGTGTCGAATAAAACACGCACTAATTTAAATCAGGTGCTGGGTGACGACGATAGCAATATCTCAACACGCTTTAACGGTTTAAATACCTTGCATCGAGAAATTTTAGCCAGTTCAGGCTTAAAATCCGATGCTGATCATGCCGCGCACTTTTTTATTGAAATCGCCTATTTACAGCATCCCAAGCTGGCGTATTTAATGGAAGTTTTGCAAGAGAATACGAAACAAGTTGTTAGCCGCGGTTCGTTTACGCCAGATTCGTTTTTGGCTTTAACAGATTCACAAAATCAAGTTTTACAGCTGTTACATGAAGTCGAGCTTGATGTGCAAATTCTAACTCAAGAACGTCCTGAAACTGCCAAATTATTAAGTCGAGCAACCGAACTGGTTGAGCAATTTGCGACTATGGTTAAGGCGCGTATTCTTGACCCTGATACCATAGCTATCAATATTAGTCAGTTGCAATCGCATATAACGCAAGTTGATGATGCAATGCAGAAAATTTTAGCGATCAGTACTGAAAGCCTCGAAACATCTTTAACTGAGCGTTTAGCCGCAAAACAAAGTACGCAGGTGATTATACTGGCGCTATTTACTAGTTTTGGTGGATTTACTCTTTATATTTTGCTGTGCATTGGTAAATCTATTCGCGTCAATGCCGATTTAGTCAGCCGTTATACCAATGCCGTTGCGGGTGGTGATTTAAGTCAGTCATTGTCGATCCCTTCTAACGATTCATTAGGTGAGATTGGCAATTATTTAAATGCAACCGTAAATGAATTGCATAGCAAAATTCAGCAGATTGACCTAGCTAACCAACATATTCAAACCGCAACTAATACGGTTGGGCAGAGTGTGCGCCATTCGTTTATGCAAGTGGAAGAGCAGCAAACACAAACTGAGCTAGTCGCAGCAGCCACCGAACAGATGGCGTCTACTGTATCTGAAGTGGCCAATAATGCCGAAACGGCGGCTCTTGCAACTAAAAGTGCAAATGATGCGGCGCATAAAGGGCGTGACTTTGTTTTTGCGACGATAGACAAAATTGATACGTTAGCCAATGACATAAACCTTGCTAGTGAAGCGATTAATCATTTGCAGCAAGAAGTATTAAAGATTTCAAGTGTGTTAGAGGTCATTACCACTATTGCTGATCAAACGAATTTGTTGGCATTGAATGCAGCAATAGAAGCGGCTCGCGCTGGCGAACATGGTCGTGGTTTTGCGGTTGTCGCGGAAGAGGTGCGTTCACTGGCGCAAAAAACCCAAACGTCGACGGAGGAAATTAGCAAGATGATCAGTACTTTGCAGCAGGGAGCTAAAACCTCAGTTGATGTAATGGACAATAGCCAAATTAGTGCTAAACAATCTGTTGATATGATCACTCAGGCAGGCGAGATGTTAGATAACATTCAAAAGGCCATTGAAGAAATCAATGAACAAAATGCCCAAGTCGCCACCGCGACTGAAGAGCAAAGCATGGTCGCTAAAGAGATCAGTAATAATACTGAAAACTTAAAAGTTGCCACTAAGCAAATCACTGACTGTATTGAGCAAATTGTTGAATCCAATAGTGGATTAGAATCTGATGCCCATTCACTTAGTAATTTGGTGTCAGCGTTTAAATTAAGAAGCTAA
- a CDS encoding AAA family ATPase, with protein sequence MNIAQLTQHTLDNIGKLVLGKESQIRLALCCLFARGHLLIEDLPGMGKTTLSHALAQVMGLSYRRVQFTSDLLPADIVGVSIFKPETQLFEFHQGPIFSQILLADEINRASPKTQSALLEAMEERQVTVDGKTSKLPEPFFVIATQNPLHQSGTFPLPESQLDRFLVRITLGYPEQEAEMAMLMNNKPVALESLPVCISPEQLLAIQQQVHQVTVTESLVEYLLKLVKESRENSEFAMGLSPRASKALLLTAKAWALMAGRDYVTADDLQAILPAVAEHRLNQQSMAMESGLSQRLLSLVEPL encoded by the coding sequence ATGAATATAGCGCAACTCACTCAACATACATTGGATAACATAGGCAAATTGGTATTGGGTAAAGAGTCGCAAATTCGCTTGGCTTTGTGTTGTTTATTTGCTCGCGGCCATTTGTTAATTGAAGATTTACCCGGAATGGGTAAAACCACTTTGTCCCATGCTTTAGCCCAAGTGATGGGGCTATCTTATCGTCGAGTGCAGTTTACATCAGATTTACTACCGGCTGATATTGTGGGGGTGTCAATTTTTAAACCAGAAACCCAGTTGTTCGAGTTTCATCAAGGGCCTATTTTTTCGCAAATTTTATTAGCGGATGAAATTAATCGCGCTAGCCCGAAAACGCAAAGTGCGCTGTTAGAGGCAATGGAAGAACGGCAGGTCACCGTTGACGGTAAAACCTCCAAGTTGCCTGAACCATTTTTTGTTATTGCTACGCAAAACCCTTTGCATCAGTCGGGCACCTTTCCCTTACCTGAAAGTCAGCTTGATCGCTTTTTGGTTAGGATCACCTTAGGTTATCCAGAGCAAGAAGCAGAGATGGCCATGCTGATGAATAATAAACCTGTCGCTTTGGAGTCGTTACCCGTTTGTATTTCACCCGAGCAGTTATTGGCTATTCAGCAACAAGTTCATCAAGTGACGGTGACTGAATCGTTAGTTGAGTATTTACTTAAATTAGTTAAAGAAAGTCGGGAAAATAGTGAATTTGCGATGGGGTTATCGCCACGGGCATCGAAAGCGTTATTACTAACTGCGAAAGCTTGGGCGTTAATGGCGGGGCGAGATTATGTAACAGCAGATGATTTACAAGCCATTTTACCCGCTGTGGCTGAACATAGATTAAATCAACAATCTATGGCTATGGAATCGGGGTTATCGCAGCGCCTTTTGAGTTTAGTTGAGCCACTTTAA
- a CDS encoding DUF58 domain-containing protein: MFKIQAKPRFLSRFLNKRLPAKRRHELNYNTLFILPSRAGVAVILVAFAIYVMGTNYANNLVLLLAYIVTALLISAIFYSFFNLSRLQIQIEASQPIYLGQKLQQHFRVTNQRAAYAVEFLYAKQQLEFDLPEPGSHTVSFDYMPEQRGWFEPDRLRISSQAPFMLYTVWSLPQFAIRQLVYPKPLACPEWLAGTGQDDSDEGEANQKSHDVNDFYGLREYVATDPLKHVAWKHLAKGKGWLTKQFSGQESELKWFSYRLIYSHCASQNTQLTGNELHEMTLSKLTWLVQQAHLGQAVFGLQLPNQSFPPDQGEQHLERCLKALALSEVGL; this comes from the coding sequence ATGTTTAAAATCCAAGCTAAACCGCGTTTTTTAAGTCGATTCTTGAATAAGCGTTTACCTGCTAAACGTAGGCATGAGCTTAATTATAACACCCTTTTTATATTGCCAAGCCGAGCGGGCGTGGCTGTCATTTTAGTGGCTTTTGCTATTTATGTGATGGGCACCAATTATGCTAATAATCTGGTTTTATTATTGGCTTATATTGTTACTGCTCTATTGATATCCGCCATTTTTTATAGCTTTTTTAATTTGAGTCGCTTGCAAATTCAAATTGAAGCGAGTCAGCCAATTTATTTAGGACAAAAACTGCAGCAACACTTTCGCGTGACTAATCAAAGAGCCGCCTATGCGGTTGAGTTTCTCTACGCAAAGCAACAGCTTGAATTTGATTTACCTGAGCCCGGATCGCACACCGTGAGTTTTGATTATATGCCAGAGCAACGCGGTTGGTTTGAACCAGACCGATTGCGTATATCGAGTCAGGCACCATTTATGCTGTATACGGTTTGGAGTTTGCCACAATTTGCTATTCGGCAATTAGTCTATCCCAAACCACTGGCTTGTCCAGAATGGTTAGCGGGTACTGGCCAAGATGACAGTGACGAGGGTGAAGCAAATCAAAAAAGTCATGATGTGAATGATTTTTATGGCTTGCGAGAATATGTAGCAACCGACCCACTTAAGCATGTGGCGTGGAAGCATTTAGCAAAGGGGAAAGGTTGGTTAACTAAACAGTTTTCAGGACAGGAATCTGAGCTGAAATGGTTTAGCTATCGGTTAATCTATTCGCATTGTGCTAGCCAAAATACGCAATTAACGGGTAATGAATTGCATGAGATGACGTTATCTAAGCTAACTTGGTTAGTACAACAGGCTCATTTAGGCCAAGCCGTTTTTGGCTTGCAATTGCCTAATCAATCATTTCCTCCTGATCAAGGTGAGCAGCATTTAGAGCGTTGCTTAAAAGCCTTAGCATTATCTGAAGTAGGCTTGTGA
- a CDS encoding transglutaminase family protein translates to MTVVVRNTQTNLSRAQLYKMLGFMFVSQSILLTYQAVQHVNWVIFFYILCAIWRFTEIQKLVPPITKTLKSSCFVVGIILVGATAIEHTILTALFVMLCVAISLKLLEFNTSRDLFGILVIQLFLTASTVLFFFDLHHVLLLTLSLFLILACLVQFKLPNLALADSLKRSGQLALFSLPMALFLFFMMPQLPPLWKMAKPKAAPTGLSEDVKPGDIADLAGSNKLAFRVEFQSTAPKNDQLYWRTIVHEEFDGESWKMSPVMRRWLKQPKHRRYRTPVDVYQFNNTNWQYNVILEASYQPWMPALSLASSQDSQVALSPNLTLVNEQIFSKATQYKVVSYQQLLSEPQLNYARWQNLQLPAQGNERTREWARQERQKFANDLDFISHILNLFNQQNFRYTLKPPRYGVDGIDKFLFDGRAGFCAHYASAFSFIMRSVGIPARVVSGYQGGEWNPKGQYYSLYQYDAHAWSEVYLGDLGWKRFDPTAFVAPERVELNLQQAMRGQDSFLADSQFALVKYKDLPLVNDMRHWLANVDYQWTRWIINYNRKKQENLFKLLFGQQQNWHFYLKLVLFLLAGVAVFVFLIVYIQRIKRSPSQSIKYYQLALSRLAKYQIHKQPGDTPQRLTPQVALVAPQLLPHWQLICQLLDDIQYRSLTPKQYKQKLKQLKKCIALIK, encoded by the coding sequence ATGACAGTTGTTGTTCGTAATACGCAAACCAATTTAAGTCGGGCGCAATTATACAAAATGCTGGGCTTTATGTTTGTTTCACAAAGTATTTTGTTGACCTACCAAGCTGTACAGCATGTTAATTGGGTGATCTTTTTTTACATACTATGTGCTATTTGGCGCTTTACCGAAATTCAAAAACTCGTGCCGCCGATCACGAAAACCTTAAAAAGCAGTTGCTTTGTGGTGGGGATTATTTTGGTTGGCGCTACTGCTATTGAACATACTATTTTAACAGCCTTGTTTGTTATGTTATGTGTGGCAATTTCCTTAAAGTTATTAGAGTTTAATACCAGTCGCGATCTGTTTGGTATCTTGGTTATTCAGTTATTTTTAACTGCCAGTACAGTGCTGTTCTTTTTCGATTTGCATCATGTTTTGTTACTGACTTTATCTTTATTCCTCATTCTTGCTTGTTTAGTTCAATTTAAGTTACCTAATTTAGCATTAGCCGATAGTTTAAAACGCAGCGGTCAATTGGCTTTGTTTAGTTTACCTATGGCGTTATTTTTATTTTTTATGATGCCTCAGTTACCGCCATTGTGGAAAATGGCCAAACCTAAAGCGGCACCAACAGGTTTAAGTGAGGATGTTAAGCCGGGTGATATTGCTGATTTGGCTGGCAGTAATAAATTAGCATTTAGGGTTGAGTTTCAAAGTACAGCGCCTAAAAATGATCAGCTCTATTGGCGCACTATAGTGCATGAAGAATTTGATGGTGAATCGTGGAAAATGTCACCGGTTATGCGTCGCTGGTTAAAACAGCCGAAACACCGTCGATATCGAACGCCTGTTGATGTATATCAGTTTAATAATACGAACTGGCAATACAATGTTATTTTAGAGGCGTCATATCAACCTTGGATGCCCGCTCTGAGTTTAGCTAGTAGTCAAGACAGTCAGGTTGCGCTATCACCTAACTTAACTTTAGTGAATGAGCAAATATTCAGTAAAGCGACTCAATATAAGGTGGTGTCCTATCAGCAATTGTTGTCTGAGCCTCAGTTAAATTATGCACGTTGGCAAAACTTACAATTACCAGCTCAGGGCAATGAGCGTACCCGTGAATGGGCTCGTCAAGAAAGACAAAAATTTGCTAATGATCTTGATTTTATTAGCCATATTTTAAATCTATTTAACCAGCAAAACTTTAGATACACGTTAAAACCGCCACGTTATGGTGTCGATGGTATCGATAAATTTTTATTTGATGGTAGAGCAGGCTTTTGTGCGCACTATGCCAGTGCCTTTAGCTTTATTATGCGCTCAGTAGGCATACCTGCGCGTGTGGTGTCTGGCTATCAAGGTGGTGAATGGAATCCTAAAGGACAATATTATAGTTTGTACCAGTATGATGCTCATGCATGGAGTGAAGTGTATTTAGGCGACTTAGGCTGGAAGCGTTTTGACCCGACTGCATTTGTTGCGCCTGAGCGAGTTGAACTTAATTTACAGCAAGCCATGCGCGGCCAGGATAGTTTTTTGGCCGATAGTCAGTTTGCGTTGGTAAAATATAAAGACTTACCTTTGGTTAATGATATGCGCCATTGGTTGGCAAATGTTGATTATCAATGGACACGTTGGATAATCAACTACAATCGCAAGAAGCAAGAAAACTTGTTCAAATTATTATTTGGGCAACAGCAAAATTGGCATTTTTACTTAAAGCTGGTGTTGTTTTTATTGGCGGGCGTGGCTGTGTTTGTTTTTCTGATTGTATATATTCAGCGTATAAAACGTTCGCCGAGTCAATCGATAAAATATTATCAATTAGCCTTGAGTCGGTTGGCAAAGTATCAGATCCACAAGCAGCCCGGTGATACGCCTCAGCGTTTAACACCGCAAGTTGCATTAGTTGCTCCTCAATTGCTACCTCATTGGCAATTAATCTGTCAGTTATTGGACGACATTCAGTACAGAAGTTTGACTCCCAAACAATATAAACAGAAATTGAAGCAACTAAAGAAATGTATAGCTTTAATTAAATAA
- a CDS encoding response regulator encodes MTIPVLICDDSALARKQVKKSLPDGWDIDVNMVSNGREAIDYLRQNQVGVLFLDLTMPEIDGVGVLETNKAEKLVDFVIVVSADIQPDMKKRVEELGALAFINKPVNTAKLNDILKTYGLL; translated from the coding sequence ATGACTATACCTGTACTTATTTGTGATGACTCAGCGTTGGCGCGTAAGCAAGTCAAAAAAAGTTTACCTGACGGCTGGGACATCGACGTTAATATGGTTTCTAATGGCAGGGAAGCAATTGATTATTTACGCCAAAACCAAGTCGGCGTTTTGTTTCTTGATTTGACTATGCCAGAGATCGATGGTGTAGGTGTATTGGAAACCAACAAGGCTGAAAAATTAGTCGACTTCGTTATTGTCGTGTCGGCCGATATTCAACCCGATATGAAAAAGCGTGTTGAAGAGTTGGGCGCTTTAGCGTTTATTAATAAACCAGTTAATACTGCTAAGCTTAATGATATTCTGAAAACTTACGGGTTGTTGTAA
- a CDS encoding chemotaxis protein, whose protein sequence is MDIALTEDQRDCLQELINVAMGQASDKLARYLETFVHLDVPYIELVSSQGLPIVFAEKYAGGNVSVVSQGFYGNEGIRGESLLIYSLDNAKEVASLLGYEPEEASENEQLADISSILTTTFLNGLAEQIENQMSYSAPRLVSSINKSLDTHLEQLSFNWELALKVDISYQVTDFSFNCDMVLLIPGEAIQNIQAVLDRILEDY, encoded by the coding sequence ATGGATATAGCTTTAACTGAAGACCAGCGCGATTGTTTACAAGAGCTTATTAATGTTGCAATGGGGCAGGCTAGTGATAAGTTGGCGCGCTATTTGGAAACCTTTGTTCATTTAGACGTGCCCTATATTGAGCTTGTCAGTTCGCAAGGGCTACCAATTGTGTTTGCTGAAAAGTATGCTGGCGGTAACGTTTCTGTCGTTAGCCAAGGGTTTTATGGCAACGAAGGGATCCGCGGTGAATCTTTGCTTATATACAGCTTGGACAACGCCAAAGAAGTCGCTAGTTTGTTAGGTTACGAACCAGAAGAAGCCAGCGAAAACGAGCAATTAGCCGATATTAGTTCAATATTAACTACGACATTCTTAAATGGTCTCGCTGAGCAAATTGAAAATCAAATGTCCTATAGTGCGCCACGTTTGGTTTCTTCCATTAATAAATCCCTTGATACGCATTTAGAACAGTTATCGTTTAATTGGGAATTAGCATTAAAGGTAGATATTAGTTACCAAGTGACCGACTTTTCATTTAATTGTGACATGGTGCTGCTGATCCCTGGTGAGGCCATTCAAAATATACAAGCTGTGCTTGACCGTATACTAGAAGATTACTAA
- a CDS encoding sensor domain-containing diguanylate cyclase: MNITDLKSFVFEHINSGVIVVDPEYKVILINNFFKIHASLSRREACGTNLFDLFNELPVNWLKRKLQSVFLLNTPAFSSWEQRQYLFKMSHTRPITTENEFMAQDVTMLPIVNDQGQVCKVCIIIEDVTDVCYYQQQLSNAMAKLEKSNQTDGLTQVANRRFWEERCVVEFDTARRHQQPLSMILFDLDKFKTINDTYGHRGGDLVLVEVAQKVKSLLRSADVLGRYGGEEFGIICPHTDGEGAYDLAERIRKEIQMHKIVFEKQTIFASISIGVIEIQDHYKSYEDMIGRADMALYQSKREGRNRVTLYKA; encoded by the coding sequence TTGAATATCACTGATCTTAAGTCATTTGTATTTGAGCATATTAATTCTGGGGTCATTGTGGTTGATCCCGAGTATAAAGTGATATTGATTAATAACTTTTTCAAAATTCACGCCTCATTATCCCGTCGCGAAGCTTGCGGAACTAATTTATTCGATTTGTTTAACGAACTACCGGTCAATTGGTTGAAACGCAAGTTACAGAGTGTTTTTTTGCTTAACACGCCTGCGTTTAGTTCGTGGGAGCAGCGCCAATATCTTTTCAAGATGTCTCATACTCGGCCTATTACGACCGAAAATGAATTTATGGCACAAGATGTGACCATGCTGCCTATCGTTAATGACCAAGGGCAAGTATGTAAAGTTTGTATTATTATTGAAGATGTAACGGACGTTTGTTACTACCAACAGCAACTTAGTAATGCCATGGCTAAGTTAGAAAAATCAAATCAAACAGACGGCTTGACTCAAGTCGCTAATCGGCGCTTTTGGGAAGAGCGCTGTGTGGTGGAGTTCGATACCGCTCGTCGCCATCAACAACCCTTGTCTATGATCTTGTTTGACCTCGATAAATTTAAAACGATTAATGATACTTATGGTCATCGTGGTGGGGATTTGGTTTTAGTTGAAGTGGCGCAAAAAGTGAAAAGCCTGTTACGTAGCGCTGATGTATTAGGGCGCTATGGTGGTGAAGAGTTTGGTATTATTTGCCCGCATACCGATGGCGAAGGGGCTTATGATTTAGCTGAACGGATCCGCAAGGAAATTCAAATGCACAAAATAGTATTTGAAAAGCAAACCATCTTTGCCAGTATAAGTATTGGGGTGATTGAGATCCAAGATCACTATAAATCTTATGAAGATATGATAGGCCGAGCTGATATGGCTTTATATCAATCTAAGCGCGAAGGACGTAACCGAGTTACTTTATATAAAGCATAG
- the thrA gene encoding bifunctional aspartate kinase/homoserine dehydrogenase I, translating into MQVLKFGGSSLANADKYQAVKNIVLAQHASQPAAVVLSAPQGVTNNLVAIVKAAIAGDNTSALYTQLETTFTSIAQDLAAQYANYNKAHLESVIAEKLAFLKARIEGISLLGQCPDAINAQIICLGEFVSVELFAELCKANGTNAIVINPVELILAHGAPLNSLADIEVSRATFAKQSFPENTVLVMPGFCAGNENGELVTLGRNGSDYSAAILAACLNASVCEIWTDVDGVYNADPRRVYEAQLLEQLSYQEAMELSYFGASVLHPKTIGPIAQYSIPCRIKNTLNPSAPGTLITDESIDTEHVVKGISTLDNITMINVAGPGMKGMVGMASRIFDAISRAHVSVLMITQSSSEYSISFCIYTEDEDKARSILNDEFELELTNKLLEPIEFRSDLSVISIVGDGMRQTKGIAARFFSSLSQTNVNIVAIAQGSSERSISAVIEGSKSQDAIKVIHQNFFSNLHVVDAFIIGCGTVGKALISQIEKQQSFLQERNISLQVYGLANSRQLALAENGIKLNEWQAALEDAKQAFSLERLKTFVEENHLINPVIIDCTSNETIADMYVDFLQAGFHVVTPNKKANTSTMAYYHELREAAKENKRRFLYETNVGAGLPVIDTLQNLLHAGDELTGFQGILSGSLSYIFGKLDEGMSLADATTIARDNGFTEPDPRDDLSGMDVARKLLIMAREAGMDMELDDIDVESVLPASFNAEGSIDEFMANLPNANAYYEKLASDAKAEGKVLRYVGLIENGKCKCSIEAVGADHPLFAIKDGENALALQSVYYNPIPLVIRGYGAGADVTAAGCFTDLMRTVSWKREV; encoded by the coding sequence ATGCAAGTATTAAAATTCGGCGGCTCATCGTTAGCCAATGCTGATAAATATCAGGCCGTAAAAAACATTGTATTGGCTCAACACGCTTCCCAACCGGCTGCTGTTGTTTTATCAGCGCCTCAAGGTGTAACAAATAATTTAGTCGCTATTGTTAAAGCTGCGATTGCGGGTGACAACACGAGTGCGCTTTACACCCAACTTGAGACAACCTTCACCTCGATTGCTCAGGATTTAGCTGCGCAGTATGCTAATTACAACAAAGCTCATTTAGAGTCGGTTATCGCCGAAAAGCTCGCTTTTTTGAAAGCGCGTATTGAAGGTATTAGCCTGCTTGGCCAATGTCCAGATGCCATCAATGCGCAAATTATATGCTTGGGTGAATTTGTTAGTGTTGAACTATTCGCTGAGCTTTGTAAAGCCAATGGCACGAACGCTATTGTCATTAATCCAGTTGAGCTTATTTTAGCTCACGGAGCGCCATTAAATTCATTAGCGGATATTGAGGTAAGCAGGGCAACATTTGCTAAGCAATCTTTTCCAGAAAATACCGTATTAGTTATGCCGGGCTTTTGTGCGGGTAACGAAAACGGTGAACTAGTGACATTAGGCCGCAATGGTTCTGATTATTCTGCGGCTATTTTAGCGGCATGCTTGAATGCTTCTGTTTGTGAAATTTGGACCGATGTGGATGGTGTATACAATGCAGACCCACGTCGAGTATACGAAGCGCAATTATTAGAACAGTTGTCTTATCAAGAAGCGATGGAGCTCTCATACTTTGGTGCAAGTGTCTTGCATCCGAAAACGATTGGCCCAATTGCTCAATATTCGATCCCTTGTCGTATTAAAAATACGCTTAACCCAAGTGCTCCAGGTACACTAATTACGGATGAAAGCATAGATACAGAGCATGTTGTTAAAGGTATTTCCACTTTAGATAACATCACTATGATAAATGTCGCTGGCCCTGGAATGAAAGGGATGGTGGGCATGGCAAGTCGTATTTTTGATGCTATTTCACGAGCGCATGTTTCTGTTTTAATGATTACCCAATCTAGCAGTGAGTACAGCATTAGCTTTTGTATTTATACGGAAGATGAGGACAAAGCTCGTTCCATACTAAATGATGAATTTGAGCTTGAATTAACCAACAAATTGTTAGAACCCATTGAGTTTAGAAGCGATTTGTCTGTTATTTCTATTGTTGGTGATGGCATGCGCCAAACCAAAGGTATAGCAGCGCGATTCTTTAGTTCATTAAGTCAAACCAATGTTAATATCGTCGCGATAGCTCAGGGTTCGTCAGAACGCTCTATTTCTGCGGTTATTGAAGGCTCTAAGAGTCAGGACGCGATAAAAGTGATACATCAAAACTTCTTTAGTAATTTACATGTGGTCGATGCGTTTATTATCGGTTGCGGTACTGTGGGTAAAGCGCTCATCAGTCAAATAGAAAAGCAACAAAGCTTTTTACAAGAACGAAATATTAGCTTGCAAGTATATGGCTTGGCTAATAGCCGCCAGTTAGCGTTGGCAGAAAATGGTATTAAATTAAATGAATGGCAAGCTGCACTTGAAGACGCTAAGCAAGCTTTTTCATTGGAACGTTTAAAAACGTTTGTCGAAGAAAATCATTTAATTAACCCTGTCATTATTGACTGTACCAGCAACGAAACAATTGCCGATATGTATGTTGATTTTCTGCAAGCTGGTTTTCATGTTGTTACCCCAAATAAAAAAGCCAATACCAGTACAATGGCTTACTATCATGAGTTACGAGAAGCGGCTAAAGAAAATAAACGTCGCTTTTTATACGAGACCAATGTAGGGGCTGGCTTACCTGTTATTGATACATTGCAAAACTTATTGCATGCGGGTGATGAATTAACGGGTTTCCAAGGTATTCTTTCCGGCTCTTTATCTTATATCTTTGGTAAATTGGACGAAGGTATGAGCTTGGCTGATGCAACAACGATTGCTCGTGACAACGGTTTTACCGAACCTGATCCTCGTGATGATTTAAGTGGTATGGATGTCGCGCGTAAATTGTTAATTATGGCGCGTGAAGCCGGTATGGACATGGAGTTGGATGATATTGACGTTGAGTCAGTATTACCAGCCTCATTTAACGCCGAAGGTTCAATTGATGAGTTCATGGCAAACTTACCGAATGCCAATGCGTATTATGAAAAATTAGCCAGTGATGCTAAAGCCGAAGGTAAAGTGCTGCGCTATGTTGGCTTAATTGAAAATGGTAAGTGTAAGTGTAGCATCGAAGCCGTTGGTGCTGACCACCCGTTATTTGCTATTAAAGATGGTGAAAATGCCTTAGCGTTACAAAGTGTATATTATAACCCTATCCCATTGGTGATCCGTGGTTATGGTGCAGGTGCAGATGTGACAGCAGCAGGTTGTTTTACCGACTTAATGCGTACAGTCAGTTGGAAGCGTGAGGTTTAA